The Panthera leo isolate Ple1 chromosome C2, P.leo_Ple1_pat1.1, whole genome shotgun sequence genome window below encodes:
- the AIRE gene encoding autoimmune regulator yields the protein MAQTPHKSSGTPRPRDPRRGEGAPSPAPPDPATAGEAQAGGDTVLRHLLRLYRTEIAMAVDSAFPLLHALVDHDVVPEDKFQETLRLKEKEGCPQAFHALLSWLLTQDAVAILDFWRVLFKDYNLERYARLQPILDSFPKDVDLSQPRKGRKPPTGPKAPVLLPRPPSKRKALEEPRAAPPGALSPRGTSTPGSQAKAKHPRKPESNAEPQRPLPGNGIQTMSSTSVQRAVTMSAGDVPGAHGAVEGILIQQVFESGGSKKCIQVGGEFYTPSKFEDPSAGKNKARSGGPKTLVRAKGTQASAPGGGDPRAGVQGRVQAPPALPSEPQAHQKNEDECAVCRDGGELICCDGCPRAFHLACLSPPLREIPSGTWRCYTCLRGGGQRDPPQAEEPQPREPPAETQVLLGLKLTGEEAKGPSREPSAGMDAAGPYKHLLAPPSAAPLPVLNPSALRPLLCVGPEGQQGPAGARCGVCGDGADALRCAHCAAAFHWRCHFPAGAARPGAVPRCRSCSGDTAPAPEEGAPAPTPARAAPGPAKAGDGSAGHEPGVHRDDLESLLSEHSFDGILQWAIQSMARPLAEAPTFPS from the exons ATGGCTCAGACACCCCACAAGTCCAGTGGTACCCCGAGGCCGCGGGACCCCAGGCGGGGAGAGGGGGCCCCCAGCCCCGCGCCCCCAGACCCCGCGACGGCGGGTGAGGCCCAGGCAGGTGGGGACACGGTGCTTCGTCACCTCCTGAGGCTGTACCGCACTGAGATCGCCATGGCTGTGGACAGCGCCTTCCCGCTGCTGCACGCGCTGGTGGACCACGACGTGGTCCCCGAGGACAAGTTCCAG GAGACCCTGCgcctgaaggagaaggaaggctgCCCGCAGGCCTTCCACGCGCTCCTTTCGTGGCTCCTGACCCAAGACGCAGTTGCCATCCTGGACTTCTGGAGGGTTCTCTTTAAGGACTACAATCTGGAGAGATACGCCCGGCTGCAGCCCATCCTAGACTCTTTCCCCAaag ACGTGGACCTCAGCCAGCCGAGGAAGGGGAGAAAGCCCCCGACGGGCCCCAAGGCCCCAGTGCTGCTGCCCAGACCCCCCTCCAAGAGGAAGGCCCTGGAGGAGCCCAGGGCCGCCCCACCCGGGGCACTGTCTCCTAGGGGCACCTCCACCCCAG GCTCCCAGGCAAAGGCCAAGCACCCCAGGAAGCCGGAGAGCAACGCAGAGCCGCAGCGCCCCCTGCCGGGGAACG GAATTCAGACCATGTCGTCCACTTCGGTCCAGAGAGCCGTGACCATGTCGGCTGGGGACGTCCCCGGAGCCCATGGGGCAGTGGAGGGCATCCTCATCCAGCAGGTGTTTGAGTCAG gTGGCTCCAAGAAGTGCATCCAGGTTGGGGGGGAGTTTTATACTCCCAGCAAGTTCGAAGACCCCAGTGCCGGGAAGAACAAGGCCCGTAGCGGTGGCCCAAAGACCCTGGTCCGAGCCAAGGGGACCCAGGCTTCCGCCCCT GGTGGAGGCGACCCGAGAGCAGGCGTACAGGGCAGGGTGCaggcccctcccgccctccccagcGAGCCCCAGGCCCACCAG AAGAACGAGGACGAGTGTGCCGTGTGCCGGGACGGCGGGGAGCTCATCTGCTGTGACGGCTGCCCCCGGGCCTTCCACCTGGCCTGCCTGTCCCCGCCGCTCCGGGAGATTCCCAG TGGGACCTGGAGGTGCTACACTTGTCTCCGGGGGGGAGGCCAGCGGGACCCTCCCCAGGCCgaggagccccagccccgggagcCGCCCGCGGAGACCCAG GTCCTCCTGGGGCTGAAGCTGACGGGGGAAGAGGCCAAGGGGCCGTCCAGGGAGCCCTCAGCAGGGATGGACGCTGCCGGTCCCTACAAGCACCTGCTGGCCCCGCCTTCTGCAGCCCCCTTGCCGGTGCTGAACCCCTCAGCCCTGCGCCCCCTACTGTGTGTGGGCCCCGAGGGGCAGCAG GGCCCGGCAGGTGCGCGGTGCGGCGTGTGCGGGGACGGCGCGGACGCGCTGCGGTGCGCGCACTGCGCCGCCGCCTTCCACTGGCGCTGCCACTTCCCCGCGGGCGCAGCGCGGCCCGG GGCCGTCCCGCGCTGCCGATCCTGCTCCGGAGACACCGCCCCGGCCCCCGAGGAGGGCGCGCCCGCCCCGACCCCCGCCCGAGCCGCGCCCGGGCCCGCCAAG GCAGGGGACGGTTCTGCTGGTCACGAGCCGGGTGTGCACAGGGACGACCTGGAATCCCTCCTAAGCGAG CACTCCTTCGACGGCATCCTGCAGTGGGCCATCCAGAGCATGGCCCGCCCGCTGGCCGAGGCGCCCACCTTCCCCTCCTGA